The genomic segment AGCGCGGCGCGGGCCTCCGGTTCGTCCCCGGTGGACCAGGCGACCCAGCCCGCGAGGGTGAGCGGGGCGGCGGCGTGCTCCGCGTAGGCACCGACGCAACGGCGGGCCAGAGCCCGCCAGAGGCGCAGCGCGGGACCGGCCTCGGGCCCTTCCATCCATTCCGCGGCCCGGTCCCTGGCCGTCCGGTCCTGCAGGCCGAGGATCACGGCCGCCGCCTCGTCGTGGGCCAGCAGCGCGTCGTCGCGGGCATCGGCCCCGGCCCGGTCCGGGGACGGAGGGCTCCCGGCGAGGCGGCCGATGAGGACACCGGCGAGGGCGATGGTCTCCTCCCGGACGGTCTCCCGGCCGGCCTCCTCCAGGATGCGTGGCACCAGCTCCGCCGCGGCCGCGTCGAGCGCGGCCTCCTGCTCGGCGGCGGCCGGACCCGCCGGCGGGGCGAACCCGGCTTCCAGCTCCCGCAGGGAGCCGCGCGCCCGGATCCCCGCGTAGGCCGCGGCCGCGGCCATCACGGAAGTACCGGGGAGGGCGAGCGGGGTGCCGTCCTCCGGGCAGCAGCGCGGATCGGGGCAGCAGTAGGACCAGAACCGGCCGCCGGAGAGACACAGGGCCTCCAGCACCGGGACGTCGAGCGCTCCGCAGGCCAGCCGCAGCGCCTGGGACAGCGGCCGCAGCCGCTCCGCGACCTCCCGGGCCGTCTCCCCCTCGGCGGGATCCCGGCAGAGGAACACGACGACGCCGTCGGGCCGGGCGCCCCGCTCGGCACTCCCGGAGACCAGGCAGCGGGCCAACCGGCCGGAGACGTCCGCCCATTCGGCGGGGTCGCCGGGGATCCCGAGGCGCAACCGGCCGCCGAAGCGCCCGCGTTCGCCGTGGACGGCCACCATCACGACACTGTCGTCCGGATGGAAGCCGCCCATGAGATAGGGGAGGGCGTCCGCCAGCTCGGCGGGGCCGCGGAGGGTGACCTGCTCGCCCGCGGAGGACGGACTCGGTTCGCTGTTCTTCGTCATGCCGCGAGCCTGGCGCCTCACCGTTCCGATTCGCCAGCCCTGTGGATAAATAAGCGATCTTGTCCTACTTATGCTCCGCCCTGTGGACGGCCCGGCCGGGGTTGTCCGTGGCGTCCGGTTGCATGGGGCCGTGGCGCGAGACGGGCCGGTGTCACGGCTCCGGGACCGGAGGGCGAGGAGGGGCGGGGGATGGGACTCTGTGGACGCGGGACCCCGGGAGGAGCCGCCTTCCGGCGGCTTGCCCGGCCGTACAGGGGCGTTGAGCGGGCCGGCACGGGCACGGCCCCGGCCGGACCGCGCACCGACCACGGGGGCGCGGCAGGCTCAGGCGGCCGCGGCGAGGACCAGCGGCAGGACCCCTTCACCGCCGGCCCGGCGGAGCAGGCGGGCGGCGACCGCGAGGGTCCAGCCGGAGTCGGTGTAGTCGTCCACGAGCAGGACGGGGCCGGACACACCCGCCAGGGCACCGGCCAGTTCCTCCGAGACGGTGAAGGCGCCGGACAGCGCCTTGACGCGCTGGGCCGAGTTGCTGCGGCGCACCGTGTGCTCCCCGCTCGGCCCGGTGTACGTCAGTGCGCCCAGGAACGGGAGCCGGCCGATGCCGGCGATGCCCCGGGCCAGGGAGCCGACCAACTGCGGGCGGGACAGGGAGGGCACGGCGACGACGCCCGCCGGCCGGGGGGAGGCGTCCGGGACATCCGGCGCCCAGCCCCCCGGGGAGCGCGCCCAGTCGGCGAGGACCGCCACCGCGGCCCGGAGCACGTCATCGGGCACCGGCCCGTCGGGCGCGTGCTCGGCCAGCAGCGGGCGCAGCCGGTTGCCCCAGCCGATGTCCGAGAGCCGCCCCAGGGCGCGCCCGGTGGAGCACTGCTCCTGCGCGGGGATGCGCCCCTTGAGGTCGATGCCCAGGGCTGGCAGCCCCGTCGGCCACATCCGGCGCGGCTCGATCTCCACCCCCGGGCGGTCCAGTTCCTTCGCCGCCCCCGTCAGCGTCTCCGCGGATACCGAGGTGTCGGCCCAGGCCCCGGCGCAGTTGTCGCAGCGGCCGCACGGGGCCGCCCCCTCGTCGTCCAGCTGCCGCCGCAGGAATTCCATCCGGCAGCCGGAGGTGCTCACGTAATCGCGCATGGCCTGCTGCTCGGCCGCCCGCTGCCGGGCGACCCAGGCGTAGCGCTCGGCGTCGTACGCCCACGGCTCGCCGGTCGAGATCCAGCCGCCCTTCACCCGTTTGACCGCGCCGTCCACGTCGAGCACCTTCAGCATGGTCTCCAGGCGGGTGCGCCGGAGATCGACCAGGGCCTCCAGGGCCGGCACGGACAGTGGCCGTCCCGCCTCGGCGAGGGCCGCGAGGGTCTGCCGGACCTGCGCCTCGGGCGGGAAGGCGGTATCTGCGAAGTAGCGCCAGATGGCCTCGTCCTCCCGGCCCGGCAGCAGGAGCACGTCCGCGTGGGCCACACCGCGGCCCGCCCGCCCCACCTGCTGGTAGTAGGCGATCGGCGAGGACGGCGAACCGAGGTGGATGACGAAGCCCAGATCCGGCTTGTCGAAGCCCATGCCCAGTGCCGAGGTGGCGACCAGCGCCTTGACCCGGTTCTCCTGCAGATCGGTCTCGGCCTGCAGCCGGTCGGCGTTCTCCGTGCGCCCCGTGTAGGACGCCACCCGGAAGCCGCGCTGCCGCAGGAAGGCGGTGGCCTCCTCGGCCGCGGCGACGGTCAGGGCGTAGACGATCCCGGAGCCCTGCAGCTCGTCCAGGTGCTCGGCCAGCCAGGCCAGGCGGTGCGCGGCGTCCGGCAGCCGGACCACCCCGAGCCGCAGGCTCTCCCGGTCCAGCGGACCGCGCAGCACGAGGGCCTCGCCGGCACCGGTGCCCAGTTGCTCGGCCACGTCCGCGGTGACCCGGGCGTTGGCGGTCGCGGTGGTGGCCAGCACGGGCACACCCGGGGCGAGCTCGGCGAGCATCGCCCGCAGCCGGCGGTAATCGGGGCGGAAGTCGTGGCCCCAGTCGGAGATGCAGTGCGCCTCGTCGACGACCAGCAGACCGGTCGTGGCCGCGAGCCGGGGAAGCACCTGATCGCGGAAGTCCACCGAGTTGAGACGTTCCGGGCTGACGAGGAGGACGTCGGTCTCGCCCCGCTCGATCTCCTCGTGGATGACGTCCCACTCCTCCGGGTTGGCCGAGTTGATGGTGCGTGCGCGGATGCCGGCCCGCGCCGCCGAATCGACCTGGTTGCGCATCAGGGCCAGCAGCGGCGAGACGATCACCGTGGGCCCCGAGCCGCGCCGGCGCAGGAGGGCCGTGGCGACGAAGTACACCGCCGACTTGCCCCAGCCGGTGCGCTGCACCACCAGCGCGCGCCGGCGCTCCTCGACCAGAGCCGCCACCGCCTGCCACTGGTCCTCCCGCAGCCGCGCCGTACCCCCCGGGTCGCCGACGAGTTCGGCGAGGATGGTGTCGGCTTCGGTGCGGAGCTCCGGATCGTCCATGCCCCCCATGCAACCACCTCGCGGACGGTCCCACCGACACCGGAGGGGGCGGCGGCCGCCGCCCCGCCCCGGAGCGGGGGCGGGATCCGCGGATCCGGTTCCGGGCCGCCCGTTCCCCCGGCTGCTCATTGCCGGGGACCCCTCCCGCCAGGGAGAATCGGTTCACCACAGCTCTGTTGCGCGGACGGGCCGGAGGCCGGTCCGCTGTGCCCCCGCGCCCGCCTCCGTCCGCCGGCGGCTGCCGCACACCCCGAAGGGAGGACCGTGACCTCCGGTTCCATGATCTCTCCGGCGGCGGTCCGGCCGCCGGCCGCCGTCTCCGCCACCCGGCTCGGGCGGACCCTGGAACCCGCGGAGTGGGCGGCCGCCGGTATCCCCCTGCTCCGGGACCCGCGGGAGATCGTCACGGGCCTGTACACGCGCCACCGGCCGGCTCCGGCGACCGTCGTCATCGCCGTTCTGGACACGGAACAGCGGGTCATCGCCAGCGCGTCGTTCGCGTGCGGCGAGGCGGCCGCCGACGGCTGGCTGTTCCGCAACGCCCTGCTCGACCGACTGCGCCGGATCATCCCGCACGACCTGCGGCGCCGGAACCCCGTCCGCACGGCCGTGCTCCTCCACTGCCGTGCCGGGGACACCGAGTGGACACCACTCGACGGAGCCTGGATGTGGGGACTGCGGGACGCCTGCACCCTGCACGGGCTGCGCTGCGGGGCGTACCTCGTGCTGACCCCGGGCGGCTGGCGGGTGCTCGGCGAGGGCCGCGGCGGCCGTCACCCGCACTCCGGGGCGCCCGGCGGTGCCCCGCGGGCGGCGGGAGGGGCCCGCCCCGCCGTCACACCCCGGCGGACGGCCGGCGGAGCGCCGGATACCCGGCGCCGTACGGCCGCCCGCTGAGGGCCGGTGCGGCGGTCAGGCTCCGCTTCCGATGAGGGAGTTGATCCGCTCGGGGTCACCGCACACGATGAGCAGCGAACCGGCCTTCGCCATGGCGTCCGGCAGGGCCCGGCCGGCATCGTCGTCCGCACCGCCGTTGACCGCGACGACCACGACGGGGCGTCCCGTCGTGCGCCCGGCCGCCGAGGCGGCCGCGTAGAAGACGTCCTCGCGCGCGTCGTGCTGCGCCCAGTAGGTCTTCTCACCGAAGGACAGTTCGTGCGCGGCCCACGGGTGCTGTTCGCCCGTGGTCAGGACGAGGACGTCACCGGGCGCGCGGCCGGAGTCGAGGAGCAGGTCGACGGCTTCCTCCGCGGCGTCCAGCGCTCCGTCCGCCGGGGCGGGGATCAGCTGGATCTGCGGTCCGGCCGCGGCGGGCGCCGAGGGCGCGGCCTGTGCGCGGGGACCGCGCTGGGCCGGCACGGCCGTGCCGTGGGCGGTGCCGGGCCGGGACGGGCGCGGCGGTGTGGGACGGGGACCTGGGACGGGACGGGGGGTCTGCGCGGTACGGCCGGCGGCCGGAGTTGCGCGGGGACCCGGGACACTCGCGTGAATCTGAGGCTCCTCGGGGCTGAGAGGCATGAGCTGATGTCTATCAAACACCGGTGCGATCCGCACCGGCGGGGCGGGAGAGAACGGCAACCGTTCAGAAATCGAAGCCGAGTTGCCCCCCGCACTCCGCGGCTTCCTCCGGCCCGTGGGTGCGCACCTTCTTGAGGTGCCGCCAGCGGGGAAGCGCGTCCATATAGGCCCAGGACACCCGGTGGTGGACGGTCGGGCCCCGTTCCGCGAGCGCGGCCCGGTGCGCCGGCGAGGGGTAGCCGGCGTTGGTACCGAAGGCGAACTCCTCGTGATCCCGGCCGAGTTCCGCCATCAGCGCGTCCCGCCGCACCTTGGCGAGCACGGAGGCGGCCGCCACGGCCACACAGGCCTGGTCCCCCTTGATGACCGTACGGACCCGCCACGGCGCCCCGAGGTAGTCGTGCTTGCCGTCGAGGATGACGGCGTCGGGGCGGACCGGAAGCGCCTCCAAAGCCCGTACCGCCGCCAGGCGCAGGGCCGCGGTCATACCGAGCTCATCGATCTCCTGGGGTGTGGCGTGCCCCAGGGCGTGCGCCGTGACCCAGCCCTCCAGCCGTGCCGCCAGCTCCGTGCGGCGCTTGGGGGTGAGCAGCTTGGAATCGGTGAGCCCCTCCGGCGGCCGGCGCAGTCCGGTGACGGCGGCGCACACCGTGACCGGGCCGGCCCAGGCACCGCGGCCGACCTCGTCGACACCGGCGACGACGCGCGCGCCGGTGGTGGCGCGGAGCGAGCGCTCGACACTGTGGGTCGGTGGTTCGTACGGCATGGCGCCAGTCAGGTTACGCGGCCGGGTGGGGCGGGCTGCGGGCGGGCACCGGTCCGGGTGCGCCGGGGTTCGGCGGGACGCCCCGGGAGCTCTTGGAGAGCCGCCCGGGGAGGCTGTCAGCCCTCGCAGTCCGGCGCCCACTGCGGCAGCGGTTCCGTGCGCTCCAGCCACTCCGCGGGCGGCGCCCCCGGGCCGGAGGCGACCACTCCGCCGACGATCGCGCAGGTGGTGTCCACGTCTCCCCCGGCCCGCGCCGTGGTCCAGAAGGCCGCCCGGAAGTCGCCGAGGTGGCGGGCCGCTGCCCAGAGGGTGAAGGGCACGGTGTCGTGCGCGCTGTTGCGGCGCCCGCAGCCGAGCACCGCGGCGACGGTGCCCGGGTCGGCGTAGTCGAGCAGGTCCCGGGCGCGCCGCAGACCGGCCCGTACGGCGCTGCGGGGCACCAGTTCGGTCACGGCGTCCAGCAGGTCCTCCGGGCGGCCGCCGCTCCGCGGGGCCGCGGCCAGGGAGGCCGCGGCCGCCACGGCCATGGTTCCGGCGACGGCCTCCCGGTGCTGGTGGGTGACGTAGGCGGAGAGCTCCGCCTCGCGCACCGCCCGCTCCGGTTCGCCCCCGTACCAGGCGCCCAGCGGCGCGATCCGCATCGCGGCGCCGTTACCCCACGAGCCCTGGCCGTTGAAGAGGGCGGAGGCGAGTGCGCGCCAGTCGCCGCCCTCCCCCATCGACCGCAGGATCCGGTTGACGGTGGAGCCGTAGGCGCGGTCCGGGTCGTGGTGCCGTGCGAAGGAGCGCGCCAGGGCGTCCTGGTCGATGGAGCCGTGGACGGCCAGGACCGCGACCACGGAGCAGGCCATCTCGGTGTCGTCGGTCCACCGCGCGATGCCCGCGGGCAGCTCCTGCCGCCTCAGGGCGGCGTGGTGCACGGGGTCGGTGAACCGGGAGCCGAGCGCGTCGCCCACCGCCAGACCGCGGAGGGCGGCGAGGGCGCGGGCGCAGCGGCGCGCGAGGGCGGGATCAGCGGTCATCGTCCAGGCACTCTAACCGGTGGCCCCGTACGACTCGGGGGTACACCAGCGCTCGAAGGGCCGGTCGAGTGTGTACTTCCCGTCCTCGCCGAGCACGAGCATCCGGAACTCGGCGTTGCCGGGGTTGGAGAGGCACTCGAACTCGGCCACCGTCCAGTGGAACCAGCGCATGCAGAACAGCCGCATGGTCAGTCCGTGGGTGACGATCAGCACGTTGGGCGGGTGGTCCGGCTCCTCGAAGCTGCGGTGCAGGCTCTCCAGGAACGCTCCCACGCGGTCGTACACGTCGGCGCCGGACTCGCCCTGGGCGAAGCGGTAGAAGAAGTGCCCGTAGGCGTCGCGGTGCACCTTCTGCAGCCGCACGTCCTCGGAGTCCTGCCAGTTGCCCCAGTCCTGTTCGCGCAGCCGGGGCTCCTCCCGCACCCGGACCCGTGAGGGGTCCAGGCCCAGCGCCAGGAAGGTCTGGTGGGTGCGCCGGTACGGCGACACATAGGCGCTGATCCGCTCCTCGCCGAAGATCTCCCGGAGCCGCGCCCCCGTCTCCTCGACCTGCCGCCGTCCCCGCTCCGTGAGGTGCAGGGCGTGGTCGGGCTCCCGTTCGTACACCGTGTCGTCGTGGTTCCCCTCCGATTCGCCGTGCCGGACGAGGACGATGCGCCGTGGCCGTGCCATGCCGCCCACCCTAAGCGGGGGTTCCGGGGGCTCGGCACACGCTCGGTGCGCGGCCGGTCGGACGGTCCAGCCGGTCAGACGGTCCAGGAGGGTTCGAGGTCGACGACGTCACCGGTGATCGCCGCGACGTCGGCCTCCAGTTGGGCGCGGAGGGCGAGCCGCTCGACGCGCTCCTCCCGGTACTTCCCGTGCTCCGCCGCCGACGCCCACAGCGAGAGCACCAGGAACTCGTTCCCCGGTGCCTCGCCGAAGACGCCGCGCAGCATGCCCGGGGAGCCGGCCATCGCCGGGTTCCAGACCTTCTCCTGCATCAGCGTGAAGTGCTCGACCCGGGGCTCGTGGATCCGGCAGTGCGCGACCCGCGCCACGTCCGCGTCGGCGAAGGTCGGCGTGAAACCCGTCTTGACATCGAACCGGTGCTCGAAGAGCCGGACCCGGGCGCCGGTGAAGGTGCCGGACTGCGCGGCGGCCAGCCGGTGGTGCGAGCGGGCCATGAAGGAGTCGTAGAAGGCGCGGCTCTCCCAGAACGCGAAGAGATGGGCCACTCCGGGACGGAGACGGCTCCAGCCGCCGCTCTGTCCCCGGAAGCCCGGCTCGCCGAGCAGTCCCGCCCACTTCCGCTGCCCGCGCTCGAAACCGCGGCGGTCGACCACGGTGCAGCGAATCCACTTGACCAGCACCGCGCCATCGTACGGCCCCGGGCCCCCGGCGAACCCCGGTGATCGCGGAGTGCGCCCCCGTCCGTGACCCGTGCGCCGTCCGCGCCCGGAACGCGGCGGAGGGGACCGGCCCCGGGCCGGTCCCCTCCTGTTGCCGTGATCTCCACGGGTACCCGGGTCTCCCCGGTCGCCCGTCAGCTGCAGCCGCTGGTCGAGCCGCAGCCCTCGCAGAGGTAGCAGCTGCCGGCCCGGCGCATCTTCGTGCCGCAGGAGAAGCAGAGCGGGGCGTCCGCGTTCAGGCCGAGCTGCATCTCCACCAGTTCCGTGGAGCTGTGCGCCTCCTTCGGTGCCGGCGCCTCGGCGGCCTGCGGCGGCTGGCCCGCCGGGGCCCGGGAGCCCTCGGTCCGGCGCGGGGCGGACTGCGCCAGGCTCTCGATGTCCATCTCGTCGTCGGACGGCTCGTACGAGCCGGTCTCGAGGTGGCGCTGGCGCTCCTCGGCCGAGTGGATGCCGAGCGCCGAGCGGGTCTCGAACGGCAGGAAGTCGAGCGCCAGCCGGCGGAAGATGTAGTCGACGA from the Streptomyces xinghaiensis S187 genome contains:
- a CDS encoding DUF4192 domain-containing protein: MTKNSEPSPSSAGEQVTLRGPAELADALPYLMGGFHPDDSVVMVAVHGERGRFGGRLRLGIPGDPAEWADVSGRLARCLVSGSAERGARPDGVVVFLCRDPAEGETAREVAERLRPLSQALRLACGALDVPVLEALCLSGGRFWSYCCPDPRCCPEDGTPLALPGTSVMAAAAAYAGIRARGSLRELEAGFAPPAGPAAAEQEAALDAAAAELVPRILEEAGRETVREETIALAGVLIGRLAGSPPSPDRAGADARDDALLAHDEAAAVILGLQDRTARDRAAEWMEGPEAGPALRLWRALARRCVGAYAEHAAAPLTLAGWVAWSTGDEPEARAALGLALRADPEYVFARLLHQGANEGVDPEVLRGCLRRERAARLAAAAADARPGPRVATGPRPGGRPAARPRAGTRPSGPGGRRSGGRRAGRTGTAGRE
- a CDS encoding RecQ family ATP-dependent DNA helicase yields the protein MDDPELRTEADTILAELVGDPGGTARLREDQWQAVAALVEERRRALVVQRTGWGKSAVYFVATALLRRRGSGPTVIVSPLLALMRNQVDSAARAGIRARTINSANPEEWDVIHEEIERGETDVLLVSPERLNSVDFRDQVLPRLAATTGLLVVDEAHCISDWGHDFRPDYRRLRAMLAELAPGVPVLATTATANARVTADVAEQLGTGAGEALVLRGPLDRESLRLGVVRLPDAAHRLAWLAEHLDELQGSGIVYALTVAAAEEATAFLRQRGFRVASYTGRTENADRLQAETDLQENRVKALVATSALGMGFDKPDLGFVIHLGSPSSPIAYYQQVGRAGRGVAHADVLLLPGREDEAIWRYFADTAFPPEAQVRQTLAALAEAGRPLSVPALEALVDLRRTRLETMLKVLDVDGAVKRVKGGWISTGEPWAYDAERYAWVARQRAAEQQAMRDYVSTSGCRMEFLRRQLDDEGAAPCGRCDNCAGAWADTSVSAETLTGAAKELDRPGVEIEPRRMWPTGLPALGIDLKGRIPAQEQCSTGRALGRLSDIGWGNRLRPLLAEHAPDGPVPDDVLRAAVAVLADWARSPGGWAPDVPDASPRPAGVVAVPSLSRPQLVGSLARGIAGIGRLPFLGALTYTGPSGEHTVRRSNSAQRVKALSGAFTVSEELAGALAGVSGPVLLVDDYTDSGWTLAVAARLLRRAGGEGVLPLVLAAAA
- a CDS encoding ribonuclease HII, whose protein sequence is MPYEPPTHSVERSLRATTGARVVAGVDEVGRGAWAGPVTVCAAVTGLRRPPEGLTDSKLLTPKRRTELAARLEGWVTAHALGHATPQEIDELGMTAALRLAAVRALEALPVRPDAVILDGKHDYLGAPWRVRTVIKGDQACVAVAAASVLAKVRRDALMAELGRDHEEFAFGTNAGYPSPAHRAALAERGPTVHHRVSWAYMDALPRWRHLKKVRTHGPEEAAECGGQLGFDF
- a CDS encoding ADP-ribosylglycohydrolase family protein → MTADPALARRCARALAALRGLAVGDALGSRFTDPVHHAALRRQELPAGIARWTDDTEMACSVVAVLAVHGSIDQDALARSFARHHDPDRAYGSTVNRILRSMGEGGDWRALASALFNGQGSWGNGAAMRIAPLGAWYGGEPERAVREAELSAYVTHQHREAVAGTMAVAAAASLAAAPRSGGRPEDLLDAVTELVPRSAVRAGLRRARDLLDYADPGTVAAVLGCGRRNSAHDTVPFTLWAAARHLGDFRAAFWTTARAGGDVDTTCAIVGGVVASGPGAPPAEWLERTEPLPQWAPDCEG
- a CDS encoding histidine phosphatase family protein gives rise to the protein MARPRRIVLVRHGESEGNHDDTVYEREPDHALHLTERGRRQVEETGARLREIFGEERISAYVSPYRRTHQTFLALGLDPSRVRVREEPRLREQDWGNWQDSEDVRLQKVHRDAYGHFFYRFAQGESGADVYDRVGAFLESLHRSFEEPDHPPNVLIVTHGLTMRLFCMRWFHWTVAEFECLSNPGNAEFRMLVLGEDGKYTLDRPFERWCTPESYGATG
- a CDS encoding YdbC family protein — encoded protein: MLVKWIRCTVVDRRGFERGQRKWAGLLGEPGFRGQSGGWSRLRPGVAHLFAFWESRAFYDSFMARSHHRLAAAQSGTFTGARVRLFEHRFDVKTGFTPTFADADVARVAHCRIHEPRVEHFTLMQEKVWNPAMAGSPGMLRGVFGEAPGNEFLVLSLWASAAEHGKYREERVERLALRAQLEADVAAITGDVVDLEPSWTV